Proteins encoded by one window of Dietzia sp. B32:
- a CDS encoding ABC transporter permease has product MNQLKSEWIKVTTTKSAYWLYAIGIGLAVVLAVVIGQFEQSATGEPMAGAPGGGSDPLFPILGVSAFTVLLAWIAAIVGVTGEYRYHTIKATFLTTPSRWPAIVAKTVLFMALSVVVTAVGVILALLVAGALSGNEGWTPFSGDGLKYLWRFPVYAALGTLAVMGLAYIMRNAAGTISLFLVWTLALEGMISLIPRVGEDLAAWMPFSNGDFWTQGETVRGYITWGEWPAFAWFAAVCVALWVAGALMTLRRDA; this is encoded by the coding sequence ATGAACCAGCTGAAGTCCGAGTGGATCAAGGTCACCACCACCAAGAGCGCGTACTGGCTGTACGCGATCGGAATCGGCCTGGCCGTGGTGCTCGCGGTGGTCATCGGCCAGTTCGAGCAGTCCGCCACCGGGGAGCCGATGGCCGGGGCGCCCGGCGGCGGCAGCGACCCGCTGTTCCCGATCCTCGGGGTCAGCGCGTTCACCGTCCTGCTGGCGTGGATCGCCGCGATCGTCGGCGTGACCGGCGAGTACCGCTATCACACGATCAAGGCCACGTTCCTGACCACGCCGTCGCGCTGGCCGGCGATCGTCGCCAAGACCGTCCTGTTCATGGCGCTGTCCGTGGTCGTCACGGCCGTCGGGGTGATCCTGGCGCTGCTCGTGGCCGGGGCGCTCTCCGGCAACGAGGGCTGGACCCCGTTCTCCGGCGATGGCCTGAAGTACCTGTGGCGCTTCCCCGTCTACGCCGCGCTGGGCACGCTCGCGGTGATGGGGTTGGCGTACATCATGCGCAACGCCGCCGGCACGATCTCGCTGTTCCTGGTGTGGACACTGGCGCTCGAGGGCATGATCTCGCTGATCCCGCGGGTCGGCGAGGATCTCGCCGCGTGGATGCCGTTCTCCAACGGTGACTTCTGGACCCAGGGCGAGACCGTGCGCGGTTACATCACGTGGGGTGAGTGGCCGGCGTTCGCGTGGTTCGCCGCCGTCTGCGTGGCCCTGTGGGTCGCCGGGGCGCTGATGACACTGCGCCGGGACGCCTGA